The following coding sequences lie in one Cloeon dipterum chromosome 1, ieCloDipt1.1, whole genome shotgun sequence genomic window:
- the LOC135938977 gene encoding uncharacterized protein LOC135938977, protein MTSPVARAVSLCLVLFSLQLSAGLDCMPGENITFEKVTGHVPIIFLQKTLLHLEPGPVALVNECIKRCLREGENCVAFILDYNQNSCFSVNASRSDSPALFTPQTADYFEKICFKGPQCGAVGAMVERVPGFELRALQSLIVVENTLRRSDCAAACLTSHLGCRSALYDKEWAKCILIGQDRRSLPSAFVPSVMNVDYLENLCFDSSQPSYSFEEFHAILLNAADITLTNLSFSECQRKCNQETTFICRGFTLNDNFCRLHSSDLTSRGPEALVSNPSGVYYEKTKSLDLLIRCSKTNIIARLRTDEPFFGRIFVQGYSDVCDTTGHGKKDTTLSIDSHCANFLENGVNVSVIVQYNPILQRRGDRALNIACRYGDSLLNAVNGSIVVQGDPFFGGAVSINSSSVHSTSNIKILITNREGQETSVTEVGKELEMRIVAIQTDPFDISVGRLVASNVGGTESVLLLDERGCPPDPATFPALTKEPDSGNLIAHFRAFRFTNTTVVRFHVRVHFCPGTCKPVDCGNKGLSYGRRRRDAMKSSSDFADFTGTQSRAYSWADNEKLVINPRENYPHDLEADILVLGPEPVVQPINLTSTENNFWTTDAVTESAHLGASEGWWCISMGAFIGVLVGWILLQILLAVAVWTAATLYMQHVSNVKLRRIRWNDSAFD, encoded by the exons ATGACCTCCCCAGTGGCACGAGCTGTCAGCCTATGTTTGGTGCTCTTCTCGCTTCAACTTTCTGCAG GGCTCGATTGCATGCCTGGCGAAAACATCACTTTCGAAAAAGTGACAGGGCACGTTCCAATAATCTTCCTTCAAAAAACATTACTCCATTTAGAGCCAGGTCCAGTAGCACTTGTAAATGAGTGCATCAAGAG GTGCCTGAGAGAAGGCGAAAATTGTGTTGCTTTTATCCTGGATTACAACCAGAATAGTTGTTTTAGCGTCAACGCAAGCCGCTCAGATAGCCCAGCACTTTTCACACCACAAACAGCTGACTATTTTGAGAAGATTTGCTTCAAAG GGCCACAGTGTGGAGCTGTTGGGGCTATGGTTGAAAGAGTTCCAGGCTTTGAACTAAGGGCTCTCCAGTCCCTGATAGTCGTTGAAAACACGCTGCGGAGAAGCGATTGCGCCGCTGCTTGTTTAACTTCCCACTTGGGCTGCAGATCAGCACTATATGACAAGGAGTGGGCAAAGTGCATCCTTATTGGACAAGACAGGCGCTCATTGCCTTCTGCTTTTGTTCCATCAGTCATGAACGTTGACTACCTAGAAAACCTCTGCTTTGATT CGTCCCAGCCAAGTTATTCCTTTGAGGAATTTCACGCAATTTTGCTAAATGCTGCTGATATAACGCTAACCAATTTGAGCTTCTCTGAg TGCCAAAGGAAATGCAATCAAGAAACCACGTTCATCTGCAGAGGTTTCACATTAAATGACAACTTCTGCCGTTTGCACAGTAGCGATTTAACGAGTCGAGGTCCAGAAGCGCTTGTTTCGAATCCTAGTGGGGTCTATTATGAAAAAACGAAGAGCCTggatt TGTTGATAAGGTGCTCAAAGACAAATATTATTGCCAGACTGCGAACGGATGAGCCATTCTTTGGAAGAATATTTGTTCAGGGCTATTCAGACGTATGCGACACGACCGGCCATGGCAAAAAGGACACAACTCTGAGCATTGACTCGCATTGCGccaattttctggaaaatggAGTCAATGTGTCGGTGATTGTGCAATACAATCCAATACTTCAGCGCCGTGGAGATAGAGCTTTGAATATAGCTTGCAGGTATGGTGACTCGCTGCTGAATGCTGTAAATGGTTCAATTGTAGTACAAGGAGA CCCGTTTTTTGGTGGAGCAGTCAGTATCAACTCTTCTTCCGTTCACTCGACGTcgaatatcaaaattttaataaccaaCAGAGAGGGTCAGGAAACTAGTGTCACTGAAGTGGGCAAGGAACTGGAAATGAGGATTGTAGCAATTCAAACAg ATCCATTTGATATATCTGTTGGGAGACTTGTTGCCAGTAATGTTGGTGGCACAGAGAGTGTGTTGCTTTTGGATGAACGTGGCTGTCCACCTGATCCAGCAACTTTCCCAGCCCTGACAAAAGAGCCTGACTCTGGGAATTTGATTGCCCACTTCCGTGCTTTTCGCTTCACCAATACAACTGTTGTGAGATTCCACGTCAGAGTTCATTTTTGTCCTGGAACATGCAAACCC GTTGATTGTGGCAACAAAGGCCTTTCTTATGGAAGGCGACGAAGAGATGCAATGAAAAGTTCCAGCGACTTTGCAGATTTTACAGGCACCCAAAGCCGTGCTTATTCAtgggctgacaatgagaagcTAGTAATCAACCCAAGGGAAAATTATCCTCATGATTTGGAAGCAGATATTCTTGTGTTGGGTCCAGAACCAGTAGTGCAGCCAATTAATCTAACTTCCACAGAAAACAATTTCTGGACCAcag aCGCAGTTACTGAGTCAGCACATCTAGGTGCGTCTGAGGGGTGGTGGTGCATTAGCATGGGTGCGTTTATTGGAGTATTAGTTGGCTGGATATTGCTGCAAATTCTACTGGCAGTCGCTGTCTGGACAGCAGCAACGCTTTATATGCAACATGTAAGCAATGTAAAACTTAGGAGGATTCGTTGGAATGATTCTGCATTTGATTAA
- the LOC135938982 gene encoding uncharacterized protein LOC135938982 isoform X1 produces the protein MGSTSHGDQTGEPLGRGGLPGRHSSLQQGESGGCCQGHSTSSAAHSNCGAVQVEDKYLAVGRADYPGGSLKYRLCEDQSHSPTKRGVQRHDVSVTPLHECPSHEGAGNGSRRRIPQSFPRSEESASMPDSPWGPSDQCDSAESPVVPVVVADHQADLAYLDLARSHQQGGGRKVQAEGSSRGDAGRNDWRVPCPEQSFCSRKRSFLSALSCSGSAAKWEYSVSGSRRCGNRPCPGNKRQLGQSRRSNHSEHHGTSSTIEDKQGHQIHHESVCNWSGCVGSVQTPSCSQDHSFSEVINSDTKDDYVHEDIRLVYTPVNVPGPGCPPDIFDEVIACGCLCQDTCSSLNSQCLCVSRHGPNYSNDGAILNYQDPIFECNLSCKCKSSECKNRVVQSGPAYGLQVFETGFKGRGLRTSRHIPKDHFICEYAGEILGPAEASRRAIAQGPGSNYILVVREHSEGASTVITTIVDPTCVGNIGRYANHSCDPSAVMVPVRSSSLVPHLALFAARDLDAGEEVTFDYAGGDKMPSLSTTPCQCASGKCRSFLPWDPCLL, from the exons ATGGGATCTACCTCACACGGTGACCAAACTGGAGAGCCCCTCGGGAGGGGAGGTTTACCTGGTAGGCACAGCTCACTTCAGCAAGGAGAGTCAGGAGGATGTTGCCAAG GTCATTCAACGAGTTCAGCCGCACATAGTAACTGTGGAGCTGTGCAAGTCGAGGATAAATATCTTGCAGTTGGACGAGCAGACTATCCTGGAGGAAGCCTCAAATATAGACTTTGCGAAGATCAGAGCCACAGTCCAACAAAACGGGGCGTTCAACGGCATGATGTATCTGTTACTCCTCTCCATGAGTGCCCATCTCACGAAGGAGCTGGGAATGGCTCCAGGAGGAGAATTCCGCAGAGCTTTCCAAGAA GCGAAGAGAGTGCCTCAATGCCAGATTCACCTTGGGGACCGTCCGATCAATGTGACTCTGCAGAGAGCCCTGTCGTCCCTGTCGTGGTGGCAGACCATCAAGCTGACCTGGCATATCTTGACCTCGCGAGATCACATCAGCAAGGAGGAGGTCGAAAAGTGCAAGCAGAAGGATCTTCTCGAGGAGATGCTGGAAGAAATGACTGGAGAGTTCCCTGCCCTGAGCAAAGTTTTTGTTCACGAAAGAGATCTTTTCTTAG CGCACTCTCTTGCTCTGGCAGCGCAGCCAAATGGGAATATTCCGTCTCGGGTAGTCGGCGTTGTGGGAATCGGCCATGTCCAGGGAATAAAAGACAACTGGGGCAAAGTAGACGAAGCAACCATTCAGAGCATCATGGC ACTTCCTCAACCATCGAGGACAAGCAAGGTCATCAAATTCACCATGAAAGTGTCTGCAATTGGTCTGGTTGTGTGGGGAGCGTACAAACTCCTTCCTGTTCCCAGGATCACAGCTTTAGTGAAG TAATCAACAGTGACACAAAAGATGACTACGTCCACGAAGACATTAGGCTCGTTTACACGCCCGTGAATGTACCTGGACCTGGTTGTCCCCCTGACATCTTTGATGAAGTCATTGCATGTGGTTGTCTATGCCAGGACACTTGTTCCTCGTTAAATTCACAATGTTTGTGTGTGTCCAGGCATGGACCCAACTACTCTAACGATGGAGCAATCCTGAACTATCAAGACCCTATATTTGAGTGTAATTTAAGTTGTAAGTGCAAGTCGAGTGAGTGCAAGAACAGAGTGGTGCAGTCAGGCCCAGCGTACGGCCTTCAAGTTTTTGAGACCGGCTTCAAAGGGCGTGGTCTCAGAACGAGTCGTCATATTCCAAAAGATCACTTCATATGTGAGTACGCAGGCGAAATTTTAGGACCTGCCGAAGCGTCTCGAAGAGCTATCGCACAGGGGCCTGGCAGCAATTATATCTTGGTCGTCCGAGAGCACTCGGAGGGAGCCTCAACAGTAATCACCACCATCGTGGACCCTACCTGCGTAGGGAATATTGGCCGATATGCAAATCACTCGTGCGACCCATCCGCAGTGATGGTTCCTGTCAGGTCGTCCAGCCTGGTGCCTCACCTCGCCCTTTTCGCTGCTAGAGATTTAGACGCGGGCGAAGAAGTCACGTTTGACTACGCCGGTGGCGATAAAATGCCTTCTCTGTCCACAACGCCATGCCAATGTGCTTCTGGTAAGTGCAGAAGCTTCCTGCCCTGGGATCCGTGCTTGTTGTAG
- the LOC135938982 gene encoding traB domain-containing protein-like isoform X5, which translates to MSPVKSNRVKYRKRFEDARICSGENVETEADETQTAISIAETAILNSSVNSTAITDKGWDLPHTVTKLESPSGGEVYLVGTAHFSKESQEDVAKVIQRVQPHIVTVELCKSRINILQLDEQTILEEASNIDFAKIRATVQQNGAFNGMMYLLLLSMSAHLTKELGMAPGGEFRRAFQEAKRVPQCQIHLGDRPINVTLQRALSSLSWWQTIKLTWHILTSRDHISKEEVEKCKQKDLLEEMLEEMTGEFPALSKVFVHERDLFLAHSLALAAQPNGNIPSRVVGVVGIGHVQGIKDNWGKVDEATIQSIMALPQPSRTSKVIKFTMKVSAIGLVVWGAYKLLPVPRITALVKNFWATNGPKRFYLISTPYARNPYY; encoded by the exons AAACTGAAGCTGATGAAACACAAACAGCAATATCCATCGCTGAGACTGCAATCCTGAATTCAAGCGTCAATTCGACTGCTATCACTGATAAAGGATGGGATCTACCTCACACGGTGACCAAACTGGAGAGCCCCTCGGGAGGGGAGGTTTACCTGGTAGGCACAGCTCACTTCAGCAAGGAGAGTCAGGAGGATGTTGCCAAG GTCATTCAACGAGTTCAGCCGCACATAGTAACTGTGGAGCTGTGCAAGTCGAGGATAAATATCTTGCAGTTGGACGAGCAGACTATCCTGGAGGAAGCCTCAAATATAGACTTTGCGAAGATCAGAGCCACAGTCCAACAAAACGGGGCGTTCAACGGCATGATGTATCTGTTACTCCTCTCCATGAGTGCCCATCTCACGAAGGAGCTGGGAATGGCTCCAGGAGGAGAATTCCGCAGAGCTTTCCAAGAA GCGAAGAGAGTGCCTCAATGCCAGATTCACCTTGGGGACCGTCCGATCAATGTGACTCTGCAGAGAGCCCTGTCGTCCCTGTCGTGGTGGCAGACCATCAAGCTGACCTGGCATATCTTGACCTCGCGAGATCACATCAGCAAGGAGGAGGTCGAAAAGTGCAAGCAGAAGGATCTTCTCGAGGAGATGCTGGAAGAAATGACTGGAGAGTTCCCTGCCCTGAGCAAAGTTTTTGTTCACGAAAGAGATCTTTTCTTAG CGCACTCTCTTGCTCTGGCAGCGCAGCCAAATGGGAATATTCCGTCTCGGGTAGTCGGCGTTGTGGGAATCGGCCATGTCCAGGGAATAAAAGACAACTGGGGCAAAGTAGACGAAGCAACCATTCAGAGCATCATGGC ACTTCCTCAACCATCGAGGACAAGCAAGGTCATCAAATTCACCATGAAAGTGTCTGCAATTGGTCTGGTTGTGTGGGGAGCGTACAAACTCCTTCCTGTTCCCAGGATCACAGCTTTAGTGAAG aatttttggGCTACAAACGGACCCAAAAGGTTTTATCTCATTTCCACACCCTATGCCAGAAACCCTTACTATTAA